From the Pseudarthrobacter sp. MM222 genome, one window contains:
- the glyA gene encoding serine hydroxymethyltransferase translates to MTTSVNLSSTAVSNQPLAELDPEIAAVLAQELGRQRGTLEMIASENFAPRAVMEAQGSVLTNKYAEGYPGRRYYGGCEYVDIAEQLAIDRVKDLFGAEYANVQPHSGAQANAAALSAMIKPGEKILGLSLAHGGHLTHGMKLNFSGKLYDVAAYQVEEDNFRIDMDKLREQAIAEKPQVIIAGWSAYPRHLDFAAFRSIADEVGALLWTDMAHFAGLVAAGLHPSPVPYSDVVTSTVHKTLAGPRSGVILAKQEWAKKINSNVFPGQQGGPLMHVIAAKAVAFKIAGTEEFKERQERVLEGARIIADRLSQADVSDAGVSVLTGGTDVHLVLVDLRNSQLDGQQAEDLLHSVGITVNRNAVPFDPRPPMVTSGLRIGTPALATRGFGAEEFTEVADIIATALKSGSATDVEALQYRVDKLAADFPLYPQHEQW, encoded by the coding sequence GTGACTACTTCCGTTAACCTTTCTTCGACCGCCGTGAGCAACCAGCCGCTGGCCGAGCTCGATCCCGAAATCGCCGCCGTCCTCGCCCAGGAACTTGGCCGCCAGCGCGGCACCTTGGAGATGATCGCCTCCGAGAACTTCGCCCCGCGCGCCGTGATGGAAGCCCAGGGCTCGGTCCTGACCAACAAGTACGCCGAAGGCTACCCGGGACGCCGCTACTACGGCGGCTGCGAATACGTCGACATCGCCGAGCAGCTCGCGATCGACCGGGTCAAGGACCTCTTCGGCGCCGAATACGCCAACGTCCAGCCGCACTCCGGCGCCCAGGCCAACGCCGCGGCGCTCTCCGCCATGATCAAGCCGGGCGAAAAGATCCTCGGCCTGTCGCTGGCGCACGGCGGCCACCTGACCCACGGCATGAAGCTGAACTTTTCCGGCAAGCTCTACGACGTCGCCGCCTACCAGGTCGAGGAAGACAACTTCCGGATCGACATGGACAAGCTGCGCGAACAGGCCATCGCCGAGAAGCCGCAGGTCATCATCGCCGGCTGGTCCGCGTACCCCCGCCACCTCGACTTCGCGGCGTTCCGCTCGATCGCGGATGAGGTCGGCGCACTGCTCTGGACCGACATGGCGCACTTCGCGGGCCTCGTCGCCGCAGGTCTGCACCCGAGCCCGGTGCCGTACTCCGACGTCGTCACCTCCACCGTGCACAAGACCCTCGCCGGCCCGCGCTCCGGCGTGATCCTGGCCAAGCAGGAGTGGGCCAAGAAGATCAACTCCAACGTCTTCCCGGGCCAGCAGGGCGGCCCGCTCATGCACGTGATCGCCGCCAAGGCCGTGGCGTTCAAGATCGCCGGCACCGAGGAATTCAAGGAACGCCAGGAGCGCGTCCTGGAAGGCGCCCGGATCATCGCCGACCGCCTCAGCCAGGCGGACGTCTCCGACGCCGGCGTCTCGGTCCTCACCGGCGGTACCGACGTGCACCTGGTCCTGGTGGACCTGCGCAACTCCCAGCTCGACGGCCAGCAGGCCGAAGACCTGCTGCACTCCGTGGGCATCACCGTCAACCGCAACGCCGTGCCGTTCGATCCCCGCCCGCCGATGGTCACCTCCGGCCTGCGCATCGGCACCCCGGCCCTGGCCACCCGCGGCTTCGGCGCCGAGGAGTTCACCGAGGTGGCGGACATCATCGCCACCGCGCTGAAGTCCGGCTCTGCCACGGACGTCGAGGCCCTGCAGTACCGCGTGGACAAGCTGGCCGCAGACTTCCCGCTGTACCCGCAGCACGAGCAGTGGTGA
- a CDS encoding class I SAM-dependent methyltransferase — translation MAALRQELLSEFVALLKAEGRRGVLGLNCALGSDGLLFVQSGIHFTGVDPSEENVHSARARGLDVAVAGPESLPFADAAFASAWAADALAGLPPEQWDGVVRELERVTAPGAPIAVVLPDPDQGFTILRSPA, via the coding sequence GTGGCAGCTTTGCGGCAGGAACTGCTTTCGGAATTCGTCGCGCTGCTCAAGGCTGAAGGCCGGCGCGGCGTGCTGGGGCTCAACTGCGCCCTGGGTTCGGACGGGCTGCTGTTCGTCCAGTCCGGCATCCATTTCACCGGGGTGGACCCGTCCGAGGAGAACGTCCATTCCGCGCGCGCCCGGGGGCTGGACGTTGCCGTCGCCGGGCCCGAGTCCCTGCCCTTCGCGGACGCGGCGTTCGCCTCTGCGTGGGCTGCGGACGCCCTGGCGGGGTTGCCGCCGGAGCAGTGGGACGGCGTCGTCCGCGAGCTGGAGCGGGTGACCGCGCCGGGCGCGCCGATCGCCGTCGTGCTCCCCGACCCCGACCAGGGCTTCACGATCCTCCGCTCCCCCGCCTGA
- a CDS encoding gamma carbonic anhydrase family protein produces MAPLYAFAGDTPAVHDSAFIAPTASVIGKATLAENSSAFYGVSVRADTAAITVGAGTNLQDNVVLHADPGFPCTVGARVSVGHSAVVHGCTVEDDCLIGMSATILNGAVIGAGSLVAAGAVVLEGTVVPPRSLVAGVPAKVRRELSDDEFAGVQRNAAHYQDLARAHRELHSS; encoded by the coding sequence ATGGCTCCCCTCTACGCGTTCGCCGGCGACACCCCGGCCGTCCATGACTCCGCCTTCATCGCGCCGACGGCCTCGGTGATCGGCAAGGCCACGCTGGCGGAAAACTCCAGCGCCTTCTACGGGGTCTCCGTCCGGGCCGACACCGCCGCGATCACTGTCGGCGCCGGCACCAACCTGCAGGACAACGTGGTGCTGCACGCCGATCCCGGCTTCCCGTGCACGGTCGGAGCGCGGGTCAGCGTGGGCCACAGCGCCGTGGTGCATGGCTGCACGGTCGAGGACGACTGCCTGATTGGCATGAGTGCCACGATCCTCAACGGCGCCGTGATCGGCGCCGGGTCCCTGGTCGCGGCCGGAGCGGTGGTGCTGGAGGGCACCGTCGTGCCGCCCCGCTCCCTGGTCGCCGGGGTGCCCGCCAAAGTCCGCCGCGAACTCAGCGACGACGAGTTCGCCGGGGTGCAGCGCAACGCGGCGCACTACCAGGACCTGGCCCGGGCCCACCGGGAGCTGCACAGCTCCTGA
- a CDS encoding bifunctional methylenetetrahydrofolate dehydrogenase/methenyltetrahydrofolate cyclohydrolase: MTSAETATPATPATNTARILDGKATAATIKAELTERVAALKARGIVPGLGTILVGSDPGSTWYVGGKHKDCAEVGITSIRRDLPEDTTQEDLLAVVRELNENPECTGYIVQLPLPKHIDQDVILEAMDPDKDADGLHPTNLGRLVANVSGPLKSPLPCTPKGCVELLTRHGIELKGKRVLVVGRGVTIGRPVGLLLTRKDVNATVILAHTGTVDLPAELRQADVVIAAAGQPHMIKAEDLKPGAIVLDVGVSRVDDGSGKAVVTGDVDPAAADVAAWLSPNPGGVGPMTRAMLLANVVETAERHLAEASA, encoded by the coding sequence ATGACCTCTGCAGAGACTGCAACGCCGGCAACTCCAGCAACAAACACGGCACGGATCCTGGACGGCAAAGCCACCGCCGCCACCATCAAGGCCGAGCTGACCGAACGCGTGGCCGCGCTCAAGGCCAGGGGGATCGTGCCGGGCCTCGGCACCATCCTGGTGGGCTCCGACCCGGGCAGCACCTGGTACGTGGGCGGCAAGCACAAGGACTGCGCCGAGGTTGGTATCACCTCGATCCGCCGCGACCTGCCCGAGGACACCACGCAGGAGGACCTGCTGGCCGTGGTCCGGGAGCTCAACGAGAACCCGGAATGCACCGGCTACATCGTCCAGCTGCCGCTGCCCAAGCACATCGACCAGGACGTCATCCTGGAGGCGATGGATCCGGACAAGGACGCCGACGGCCTGCACCCGACGAATCTCGGGCGGCTCGTCGCCAACGTCAGCGGACCCCTGAAGTCGCCGCTGCCCTGCACGCCCAAGGGCTGCGTGGAACTGCTCACCCGGCACGGGATCGAGCTCAAGGGCAAGCGCGTGCTGGTGGTGGGACGCGGTGTCACCATCGGCCGTCCGGTGGGGCTGCTGCTCACCCGCAAGGACGTCAACGCCACGGTCATCCTGGCGCACACCGGAACGGTGGACCTGCCTGCCGAACTCCGGCAGGCCGACGTCGTGATCGCTGCGGCCGGCCAGCCGCACATGATCAAGGCCGAAGACCTCAAGCCCGGCGCAATCGTGCTCGACGTCGGCGTCAGCCGCGTCGACGACGGTTCCGGCAAGGCCGTGGTCACCGGAGACGTGGACCCCGCGGCGGCCGACGTCGCCGCCTGGCTCTCACCGAATCCCGGGGGAGTGGGTCCGATGACGCGGGCCATGCTGCTGGCCAACGTGGTGGAAACCGCCGAGCGCCATTTGGCAGAAGCCAGCGCCTAG
- the purU gene encoding formyltetrahydrofolate deformylase encodes MTDQLTDSYILTLSCPDRPGIVHAVAGALLVAGCNITDSQQYGSQGTGTFFMRVEATTSSAQAELHAALEPVAQAFGMQWSLNPAGRKVRTLLMASTSAHCLNDLLFLQRSGTLPIEIPAIVSNHKDLAGLAEFYGIPFHYVPVTRDTKTRAEDELRALMAEHDIELTVLARYMQILSDELCTELTGKAINIHHSFLPSFKGAKPYHQAHARGVKLIGATAHYVTAALDEGPIIEQEVIRVDHRRTAEQFVQMGRDVEGRTLAQAVQWHAEHRVLLDGNRTVVFN; translated from the coding sequence GTGACTGACCAGCTGACTGATTCCTACATCCTCACCCTCTCCTGCCCGGACCGGCCCGGGATTGTGCACGCCGTCGCCGGCGCCCTCCTCGTCGCGGGCTGCAATATTACGGATTCGCAGCAGTACGGCAGCCAGGGAACCGGGACCTTCTTCATGCGGGTCGAGGCCACGACGTCGTCCGCCCAGGCCGAGCTGCACGCCGCGCTGGAGCCGGTGGCGCAGGCCTTCGGCATGCAGTGGAGCCTTAACCCGGCCGGCCGGAAGGTGCGCACCCTGCTGATGGCGAGCACCTCGGCCCACTGCCTCAATGACCTGCTCTTCCTGCAGCGCTCCGGGACCCTGCCCATCGAGATCCCGGCGATCGTCTCCAACCACAAGGACCTGGCCGGCCTGGCCGAGTTCTACGGCATCCCGTTCCACTATGTCCCGGTCACGCGGGACACGAAGACGCGGGCCGAGGACGAGCTGCGCGCCCTGATGGCGGAGCACGACATCGAACTCACCGTCCTGGCCCGCTACATGCAGATCCTCTCCGACGAGCTCTGCACCGAGCTCACCGGCAAGGCCATCAACATTCACCACTCTTTCCTGCCGTCCTTCAAGGGCGCCAAGCCGTACCACCAGGCCCACGCCCGCGGCGTGAAGCTCATCGGCGCCACCGCACACTACGTCACGGCGGCCCTGGACGAGGGACCGATCATCGAGCAGGAAGTCATCCGGGTGGACCACCGGCGCACCGCCGAGCAGTTCGTCCAGATGGGCCGGGACGTGGAGGGCCGGACGCTGGCCCAGGCGGTGCAGTGGCACGCCGAACACCGCGTCCTGCTGGACGGCAACCGGACGGTTGTCTTTAACTGA